One window of Marinomonas primoryensis genomic DNA carries:
- a CDS encoding transglutaminase-like cysteine peptidase: MKKRFNSFFSFLSRAKRFVCVLLIVCFIPPLWLYADVSEKYRTLAKQTGVIYGSSAEKRILAWRRLIDDSKSLSIVDQLTQVNNFFNQMDFVDDIKLWGKEDYWATPIEFLGMQAGDCEDFTIAKYFTLRELGVPDEQLRLVYVKALTLNQHHMVLAYYHKPTSIPVLLDNIDKELKPASKRNDLLPIYSFNAENLWLSKEKGRGVLVGGSSRLSLWTDLNNRLNTITN; this comes from the coding sequence GTGCTTCTTATTGTGTGTTTCATTCCACCGTTATGGTTGTATGCCGATGTTTCAGAGAAATATCGAACATTGGCCAAGCAGACGGGTGTTATCTATGGTTCGAGCGCTGAGAAGCGCATCTTGGCGTGGCGCCGCCTGATAGATGACTCTAAATCACTGTCAATTGTCGATCAGCTTACGCAAGTTAATAATTTTTTTAATCAAATGGATTTTGTTGACGATATTAAGTTGTGGGGCAAAGAAGATTATTGGGCAACACCCATTGAGTTTTTGGGAATGCAAGCAGGCGATTGTGAGGACTTTACTATCGCAAAATATTTCACACTTAGAGAGCTTGGGGTTCCAGATGAGCAGCTGCGTTTGGTATACGTTAAGGCGTTAACGCTCAATCAACATCATATGGTGTTGGCGTATTATCACAAACCAACTTCCATCCCTGTTTTGCTCGACAACATTGATAAAGAATTGAAACCCGCGTCAAAGCGCAATGACTTGTTACCTATTTATTCTTTTAATGCTGAAAACTTATGGCTTTCAAAAGAAAAAGGGCGCGGTGTGCTGGTAGGAGGCTCATCACGATTGAGCTTATGGACAGATTTAAATAATCGACTTAATACGATTACAAATTAG